One Oceanicoccus sagamiensis genomic region harbors:
- a CDS encoding putative bifunctional diguanylate cyclase/phosphodiesterase: MYLLVLCIGVLLSLQIYRAGGKVDTITDNLLNDKFPRLQLIAQMQLAVVDHERILYEYYATMDQDFAIKHLAIEQQKIIESITRLEQAFPEHSAVVMLDDYFIQLKSMAVAMDNTMSADRVDWDLAREHLVGISGMGRMMNPVLLSLADEIQTQALATGEQTRLTTRNTTSLVLGFSILVVAVAAWVGVFINRYINETTERRRLSMFVERNPDPVISTDWEGQVVYFNPATEYLLADCDLELSQVQSLLPSDLLVRLGQLKQTHSHDDYWEFEYRHRHISCSLSVLYDLRLCHLHLKDITESRQATDQLNFLAYHDSWTMLPNRYRLEEDVDQLIHRSQKPPQFALGLLSIDRFQLVAASNGNDIRDDLVAAASERLKAVLADSNSGTLYRLDSSHFGVLLRDFSVEQALQAFVEPAKLAFEEPFEVKGLSFYLSLSMGFSHYPEQGAELNKNAEAALARAIDNGGNQALVYSADMSNREQAWVAMEAALRQAFEQDQFQMYYQPQFDVTGNQLIGMEALIRWQQADGQFISPAEFIPVAEQTGMIVNMGQWILKVACEQAAHLYQSGLRDFVMAVNISARQFQHPKFLETVARIIDESQIDPAYIELEITESTIMQNIEHCIEILQQLKSLGLALAVDDFGTGYSSLSYLKRFPIDKLKIDQSFVRNLGSDKSDLAIVRAIIDLAHNLDLAVIAEGVETEQQRAMLEANRCEQIQGYLISKPMPAAQAVSFVNEKLKRVV, encoded by the coding sequence ATGTATCTGCTAGTGCTTTGCATTGGCGTGCTGCTATCCCTGCAAATCTACCGTGCTGGGGGTAAAGTCGATACCATCACGGATAACCTGCTGAATGATAAATTCCCCCGTTTACAGTTGATTGCGCAAATGCAGTTGGCGGTGGTGGATCACGAACGAATTCTCTATGAATATTACGCCACCATGGACCAGGATTTTGCCATTAAGCATCTGGCGATAGAACAGCAAAAAATCATCGAATCCATAACGCGGCTTGAACAAGCCTTTCCTGAGCATTCTGCCGTTGTGATGCTGGATGATTACTTTATCCAGCTAAAGTCAATGGCAGTGGCCATGGATAATACGATGAGTGCTGATCGCGTTGACTGGGACCTGGCCAGAGAGCATTTGGTGGGTATTAGCGGTATGGGGCGAATGATGAACCCGGTACTGCTCAGTCTGGCCGATGAAATACAAACTCAGGCACTGGCTACCGGCGAGCAAACCCGCTTAACCACACGCAATACCACCAGTCTGGTTTTGGGTTTTAGTATTTTGGTGGTTGCTGTGGCTGCCTGGGTGGGGGTGTTTATTAATCGTTATATTAATGAAACCACCGAGCGTCGGCGCCTGTCGATGTTTGTAGAGCGCAACCCCGATCCGGTGATCAGTACTGATTGGGAAGGGCAGGTCGTCTATTTTAATCCCGCCACAGAGTATCTGTTAGCCGATTGTGATTTGGAACTCTCCCAAGTGCAGAGTTTACTGCCCAGTGATTTATTGGTCAGATTGGGGCAACTAAAACAGACCCATTCCCATGATGATTATTGGGAGTTTGAGTATCGGCATCGTCATATCAGTTGTAGCCTTAGCGTGTTATACGATCTGCGTCTGTGTCATTTACATTTAAAAGATATTACCGAGAGCCGCCAGGCCACCGACCAGCTTAACTTTTTGGCCTACCACGATAGTTGGACCATGTTACCCAACCGTTATCGGCTGGAAGAAGATGTGGATCAACTGATTCACCGCAGCCAAAAGCCACCGCAATTTGCCTTAGGCTTGCTGTCCATAGATCGCTTTCAACTGGTGGCTGCCAGTAATGGCAATGATATTCGTGATGACTTGGTCGCTGCCGCTTCAGAGCGCTTAAAAGCGGTATTGGCCGATAGCAATAGCGGCACTCTATACCGTCTGGATAGCTCCCATTTTGGGGTGTTATTACGGGATTTTTCTGTCGAACAAGCACTGCAAGCTTTTGTAGAGCCCGCTAAATTGGCCTTTGAAGAACCCTTCGAGGTAAAGGGCTTATCCTTCTATTTAAGCCTCAGCATGGGGTTTAGTCATTACCCTGAGCAGGGTGCGGAGTTGAATAAAAATGCGGAAGCTGCTCTGGCCCGTGCGATTGATAATGGCGGCAATCAAGCGCTGGTTTACAGCGCTGATATGTCCAACCGGGAACAGGCCTGGGTTGCGATGGAGGCGGCCCTGCGGCAGGCCTTTGAGCAAGACCAGTTCCAGATGTACTACCAGCCGCAATTTGATGTAACTGGCAATCAACTGATTGGTATGGAAGCGTTAATCCGCTGGCAGCAAGCGGATGGCCAGTTTATCTCCCCGGCAGAATTTATTCCGGTAGCAGAGCAGACCGGTATGATTGTGAATATGGGGCAGTGGATTTTAAAAGTAGCCTGTGAGCAGGCGGCTCACCTCTACCAAAGTGGGTTACGCGACTTTGTGATGGCGGTCAATATCTCGGCCCGTCAGTTTCAACATCCCAAATTTCTTGAAACCGTAGCGCGCATTATTGACGAGAGCCAAATCGACCCGGCCTATATTGAGCTGGAGATTACTGAAAGTACTATTATGCAGAATATCGAACACTGTATTGAGATTTTGCAGCAATTAAAATCCTTGGGGCTGGCTCTGGCGGTGGATGATTTTGGTACCGGCTATTCCTCCTTAAGTTACTTAAAACGTTTCCCTATCGATAAATTAAAAATTGACCAAAGCTTTGTCCGCAACCTCGGCAGCGACAAAAGTGATTTGGCCATTGTCCGGGCCATTATCGATTTGGCCCATAACCTTGATTTGGCAGTGATCGCCGAGGGGGTGGAGACCGAGCAGCAGCGGGCTATGCTAGAGGCCAACCGCTGCGAACAAATTCAGGGCTATCTTATTAGCAAGCCAATGCCAGCAGCGCAGGCGGTCAGCTTTGTGAATGAGAAGCTAAAGCGAGTTGTGTAA
- a CDS encoding Lrp/AsnC family transcriptional regulator, producing MNTQLDRIDKHILTLMQRNGRISNLELAEQVGLSPTPCARRVKRLEESGIVSRHVTLLNAEALDLNLTAMVSIAMDRHTPERFEQFEQTVATFPEVLECSIVTGQAADFLLKVVVKDMRHYEQFLLGRLTNLEGVTGVHSSFVLRKVVDKTELPLD from the coding sequence ATGAATACCCAATTAGACCGCATTGATAAGCATATTTTGACTCTGATGCAGCGCAATGGCCGCATTAGCAATTTAGAACTGGCGGAGCAGGTGGGTTTATCCCCTACACCTTGTGCCCGGCGGGTAAAACGGTTGGAGGAGTCCGGGATTGTGAGCCGCCATGTCACCCTGCTGAATGCCGAGGCGCTGGATCTCAATCTAACCGCAATGGTCAGCATTGCTATGGATAGGCATACCCCAGAGCGTTTTGAGCAGTTTGAGCAGACTGTGGCCACCTTTCCAGAAGTGCTTGAATGCAGCATAGTGACTGGGCAGGCGGCGGATTTCCTGCTTAAGGTGGTGGTCAAGGATATGCGCCATTATGAGCAGTTTCTGCTGGGTCGATTAACCAACTTGGAAGGAGTAACCGGTGTCCATTCCAGCTTTGTACTGCGCAAGGTGGTCGATAAAACCGAATTACCCCTTGATTGA
- the leuA gene encoding 2-isopropylmalate synthase: MNSFDHRKYTPFAPIPMAKRRWPDQQIKQAPRWCSVDLRDGNQALIEPMNPKQKLALFKLLVDVGFKEIEVGFPAASQTDFDFVRQIIEQGLIPEDVTIQVLTQSREALIKRSFEALKGCRQAIMHLYNSTSTVQREQVFAKSKNEIKAIAVQGAQWVKQQAAQQPDTQWTFQYSPESFTGTELDYAVEVCDAVNAVWQPTKENPVIINLPATVEVATPNIYADQIEWMGDHIQHREAVVISLHTHNDRGCGVAAAELGVMAGADRVEGTLLGNGERTGNMDIVTMAMNLYSQGINPELDLSNMDKIIQTVTECTQLPLHPRHPYAGELVFTAFSGSHQDAIKKCLQRYQPGDHWDVAYLPIDPADLGRNYQEVIRINSQSGKGGIAYILEQDYGLQMPRWLQVDFSQYVQQYAEEESAEVSPASIYKIFEQSYIARKQPIELEAYQISRQQEQDQLSATITIDGQSTLINSSGQGVMEAFIGALNKQLGYNMVLVDYSEHTLGDNERSEAISYIQLNIENQRYCGVGKSKDIIEASLEAVLSAVNCAIPALKADVIPA, from the coding sequence ATGAATAGCTTCGACCACCGCAAATACACCCCTTTCGCTCCTATCCCAATGGCTAAACGACGTTGGCCTGACCAGCAGATTAAGCAGGCGCCACGCTGGTGTAGTGTTGATCTTCGGGATGGCAATCAGGCCTTGATTGAGCCGATGAACCCCAAGCAGAAACTGGCGCTATTTAAATTACTGGTCGACGTTGGTTTTAAAGAGATTGAAGTGGGCTTCCCCGCCGCCTCACAAACCGACTTTGATTTTGTCAGGCAAATTATCGAACAGGGCTTAATCCCTGAAGATGTCACCATTCAGGTATTAACCCAGTCTCGGGAAGCGTTGATTAAGCGCAGCTTTGAAGCGCTTAAAGGCTGTCGCCAGGCGATTATGCATTTATATAACTCCACCTCGACGGTACAGCGTGAGCAGGTCTTTGCCAAAAGCAAAAATGAGATTAAAGCCATCGCCGTGCAAGGTGCACAATGGGTTAAGCAGCAGGCTGCACAACAGCCAGATACCCAATGGACCTTCCAGTATTCCCCTGAAAGCTTTACCGGCACCGAACTGGACTATGCCGTTGAGGTTTGCGATGCGGTTAATGCGGTATGGCAACCGACCAAAGAAAACCCGGTCATCATTAATCTGCCTGCTACCGTAGAAGTGGCTACACCCAATATCTACGCCGACCAAATTGAATGGATGGGCGACCATATTCAACACCGTGAGGCTGTGGTGATTAGCTTACATACCCATAACGACCGCGGCTGCGGTGTTGCCGCTGCCGAGTTAGGCGTTATGGCTGGAGCTGACCGAGTTGAAGGTACGCTGTTAGGCAATGGAGAGCGCACTGGTAATATGGATATTGTTACCATGGCAATGAATCTATATAGCCAGGGTATAAACCCTGAGTTAGACCTGTCCAATATGGATAAGATTATCCAGACCGTGACCGAGTGTACGCAATTACCTCTGCATCCACGTCACCCCTATGCGGGCGAGCTGGTATTTACCGCCTTCTCCGGTAGCCATCAGGATGCTATTAAGAAATGCCTGCAACGCTACCAACCCGGCGATCATTGGGATGTTGCTTATCTCCCGATAGACCCCGCCGACCTTGGGCGCAATTACCAGGAAGTGATCCGCATTAATAGCCAGTCCGGCAAAGGCGGCATCGCCTATATACTCGAACAGGATTATGGACTTCAAATGCCGCGCTGGTTGCAGGTAGATTTTAGCCAGTATGTACAACAATATGCTGAAGAGGAATCCGCTGAAGTGTCACCAGCTTCCATCTATAAGATTTTCGAGCAGAGCTATATTGCACGTAAGCAGCCGATTGAACTGGAGGCTTACCAGATTAGCCGCCAACAGGAACAGGACCAGTTAAGCGCCACCATCACGATTGATGGCCAAAGCACTTTGATTAATAGCAGCGGTCAGGGAGTCATGGAGGCTTTTATCGGCGCCCTAAATAAGCAACTGGGCTATAACATGGTGTTGGTGGATTATTCCGAGCATACGCTGGGGGATAATGAGCGCTCAGAAGCGATCAGCTATATTCAGCTGAATATAGAAAACCAGCGCTACTGTGGAGTCGGTAAAAGCAAGGATATCATTGAAGCTAGCCTGGAAGCGGTGTTAAGCGCGGTTAATTGCGCTATCCCGGCACTAAAAGCAGACGTTATTCCCGCGTAG
- the folD gene encoding bifunctional methylenetetrahydrofolate dehydrogenase/methenyltetrahydrofolate cyclohydrolase FolD, whose protein sequence is MSALVLDGKALAAQWEQQLSERVAGLKEKSNGKTPILATILVGADPASATYVKMKGNACRRIGMESMAVELGEETTTEQLLAKITELNENPDVHGILLQHPVPEQVDERACFDAIALEKDVDGVTCLGYGRMAMGEEAYGCATPKGIMRILEHYKIEIEGKHAVVVGRSPILGKPMSAMLLEANATVTTCHSRTQKLPELIKQADIVVGAVGRPEFIKSEWIKDGAVVVDAGYHPGGVGDIELGGVIDRCAAYTPVPGGVGPMTINTLIFQSVASGEKSLG, encoded by the coding sequence ATGTCTGCACTGGTACTTGATGGCAAAGCCCTGGCCGCACAATGGGAACAGCAACTGAGTGAGCGGGTGGCTGGCCTGAAGGAGAAATCCAATGGCAAAACGCCTATTCTCGCGACGATTTTAGTGGGGGCTGATCCCGCATCTGCTACCTATGTGAAGATGAAGGGCAATGCCTGTCGTCGTATTGGGATGGAGTCAATGGCCGTCGAGTTGGGCGAAGAAACCACGACTGAGCAATTGCTGGCCAAAATTACCGAGCTTAATGAAAACCCGGATGTTCACGGTATCTTGCTACAGCACCCGGTGCCCGAGCAGGTCGATGAGCGCGCCTGTTTTGATGCCATTGCGCTGGAAAAAGATGTCGATGGTGTGACTTGTCTGGGCTACGGCCGTATGGCAATGGGGGAGGAAGCCTATGGCTGTGCCACCCCTAAAGGGATTATGCGTATTCTTGAGCACTATAAGATTGAGATTGAAGGCAAGCATGCGGTGGTCGTAGGTCGCAGCCCTATTTTGGGTAAGCCTATGTCAGCGATGTTACTGGAAGCCAATGCAACCGTAACCACCTGCCATTCCCGCACCCAAAAGCTGCCGGAGCTAATTAAGCAGGCAGATATTGTGGTAGGCGCTGTTGGGCGGCCTGAGTTTATCAAGAGTGAGTGGATAAAAGACGGTGCGGTTGTGGTTGATGCCGGTTACCATCCCGGTGGAGTAGGGGATATCGAACTGGGCGGCGTAATTGATCGCTGTGCGGCTTATACGCCAGTACCGGGCGGTGTTGGGCCAATGACCATTAATACGCTGATCTTTCAATCAGTGGCCTCTGGTGAAAAGTCACTGGGTTAA
- a CDS encoding DUF1254 domain-containing protein, which translates to MKTILILACAAAITVGCTDKAADTQSNPTVSQSIEDKRFERRALEAGTWIMPQVMYERMAQVAFDSFGGDATNTVYYYAKPMTHSAAMVTGNNNSPYVHTYHNIKDGPLVVEMPAATDTNSFFGTFLTSWHMPLVDVGPDGADEGKGGKYLIVPEGYEGDTKGYIVVEQPTNRGYISIRSLTKTTSDEDMARSAEYIKGLKIYPLGGEAVTNHIALDGLEYEGHIKFDASFWASAHKAINEELIKADEKAFYGMMKSIGIEKGKPFEPAEAQAQMLLGAIVQLKAEIAHDFTYYAPRLWGEQSQWTIPVDKEMMATNATYVDDNWNDYSSRGTTFTYYFAPPASLADSKSTTYIKGVLDSKGRPMSGDHDYKLHIASHEDVPAARFYSFLTYSMDNGAYIAGSEKIGVASNDTDFVINADGSVSIHWSSRCDDTDYTNCMPITPGEEWFSLFRMYGPSEAWFEFVPPSIERIEK; encoded by the coding sequence ATGAAGACGATACTTATACTTGCCTGCGCAGCAGCGATCACCGTTGGTTGCACAGACAAGGCTGCCGACACACAAAGTAATCCAACTGTGTCCCAGTCAATCGAAGACAAGCGCTTCGAGCGTCGTGCGCTTGAGGCGGGTACATGGATCATGCCGCAAGTCATGTATGAGCGGATGGCACAAGTTGCCTTTGATAGTTTCGGTGGTGACGCCACAAACACCGTTTACTATTATGCAAAACCAATGACCCACAGTGCGGCCATGGTGACAGGTAACAATAACTCGCCATACGTACACACATACCACAATATCAAAGACGGGCCGTTAGTGGTTGAGATGCCAGCCGCAACAGACACGAACTCATTCTTCGGTACATTTCTCACATCATGGCACATGCCTTTAGTTGATGTAGGGCCAGACGGCGCAGACGAGGGTAAGGGGGGTAAGTATTTAATTGTTCCAGAAGGCTACGAGGGTGATACCAAAGGCTATATCGTAGTGGAGCAACCGACAAACCGTGGCTATATCTCTATCCGCTCTCTCACCAAGACAACATCAGACGAAGATATGGCTCGCTCGGCGGAGTATATCAAAGGCTTGAAAATTTACCCTCTGGGCGGTGAAGCTGTAACAAATCACATCGCCCTCGACGGCTTAGAGTACGAAGGACATATCAAATTCGACGCTTCGTTTTGGGCGTCAGCACACAAGGCTATCAATGAGGAACTGATCAAGGCTGACGAGAAAGCCTTTTACGGGATGATGAAGTCTATCGGTATTGAGAAGGGTAAACCGTTCGAGCCAGCAGAGGCACAGGCGCAGATGCTACTCGGTGCTATTGTTCAACTGAAAGCCGAAATCGCCCACGACTTCACGTATTATGCACCGCGTCTATGGGGCGAACAGTCACAGTGGACCATTCCCGTTGACAAGGAAATGATGGCTACGAACGCGACCTACGTGGACGACAATTGGAACGACTATTCGTCTCGCGGCACTACATTTACCTATTACTTTGCGCCACCCGCGTCGCTTGCCGATTCAAAATCTACTACCTACATCAAAGGTGTATTGGATAGTAAAGGTCGCCCAATGTCTGGTGACCACGACTACAAGTTACATATTGCGAGCCACGAGGATGTTCCGGCTGCGCGTTTCTATTCATTCTTAACTTACTCGATGGATAACGGGGCGTATATCGCGGGGTCAGAAAAAATCGGCGTAGCGTCAAACGACACCGACTTCGTAATCAACGCCGACGGTTCTGTGAGTATCCATTGGTCCAGTCGCTGTGATGACACCGACTATACCAACTGCATGCCAATAACCCCTGGCGAGGAATGGTTCTCTCTATTCCGTATGTACGGTCCCTCTGAGGCATGGTTCGAGTTTGTCCCGCCATCAATCGAACGTATTGAGAAATAA
- a CDS encoding DUF1254 domain-containing protein, with product MKKLLLASVIAAASVGVIASMPAVKSVTMENYVVAESDWYFAGVQQKVGVNTWIHDEPVSKEKQQVIRSNRDVVYSIAIVDVSQGATFSVPKSDEFQIIHIIDEAHLFHQVVLNGESLQVNAADIEGDYVYLLARTRDNGDIANTKARQQALKFEAKANRPYESKGFDADEVVSFREELVRQVNAGEQKIAGHDAFGKTLADVNPHNYLYAAAYGWGGLPMTTAQYVPLQIDSEACQVWTFEKPGLDWDNNGFMSATFYGADGWIKVDDFYISHNEMKDEGDSLSFTTNCEKGPGNASVEKGGNLLIRMYLPVDAAEVKKSADAMYSVKGKDV from the coding sequence ATGAAAAAATTACTATTAGCCAGTGTTATAGCAGCCGCCTCAGTAGGCGTCATAGCCTCCATGCCAGCGGTTAAGTCAGTGACTATGGAAAACTATGTAGTGGCTGAAAGTGACTGGTACTTTGCTGGCGTACAGCAAAAGGTTGGGGTTAACACCTGGATACATGACGAGCCCGTCTCCAAAGAGAAGCAGCAAGTGATTCGGTCAAACCGCGATGTGGTTTACTCCATCGCCATTGTCGATGTCAGCCAAGGGGCTACTTTTAGTGTGCCCAAGTCTGATGAATTTCAAATTATCCATATCATTGATGAGGCGCATCTATTTCATCAGGTAGTACTGAATGGTGAATCGTTACAGGTCAATGCTGCCGATATCGAAGGCGATTATGTTTATCTGTTGGCTCGTACTCGCGACAACGGTGACATTGCTAATACTAAAGCCCGTCAGCAGGCATTGAAATTCGAAGCCAAGGCTAACCGCCCTTATGAAAGCAAAGGCTTTGATGCCGACGAAGTAGTCTCTTTCCGAGAAGAGTTAGTTCGACAGGTCAATGCTGGCGAGCAAAAGATTGCAGGCCACGACGCCTTTGGCAAGACACTGGCCGATGTTAACCCGCACAACTATCTGTATGCAGCAGCCTACGGCTGGGGAGGCTTACCCATGACAACTGCACAGTATGTTCCACTGCAAATAGACTCTGAAGCCTGTCAGGTTTGGACTTTTGAGAAACCTGGGCTAGATTGGGATAACAACGGCTTTATGTCGGCGACTTTTTACGGTGCTGACGGCTGGATAAAAGTGGATGACTTTTATATTTCGCACAATGAAATGAAAGACGAAGGTGACTCGCTGTCCTTTACTACTAACTGTGAAAAAGGGCCAGGTAACGCCTCAGTAGAAAAAGGAGGCAACCTACTGATACGCATGTACTTACCGGTAGATGCAGCAGAGGTTAAGAAATCGGCTGATGCCATGTACAGCGTAAAAGGCAAAGACGTTTAA
- a CDS encoding LysR family transcriptional regulator, whose translation MYDYRQLARADLNLLVAFQMLMDEGSVSGAAERAFVSQSAMSRTLQRLRDLFDDPLFVRQSHGLAATQRAIDLHQQLQPLLAGIDKTLEPVSFDPAQLQGQFVIACPSVLSTHWLASLVARLATVAPRVKLRTIEAVASPEQLLSDNSADLVVHTAETESGEFAATPLPDATTLCLVREGHPLTGKKISLKQFLSFPHLRYYIPGLNTDNQGLIDLRLSKMGKQREVRYDGHDMATLLEITRDSDCIFSLASVKTSVADQAKVRWSGVRVLKSPTELQMETLPMALFSLRRRASEPALSWLTEEISNSFK comes from the coding sequence ATGTACGACTATCGACAACTAGCCAGAGCTGACTTGAACCTATTGGTGGCTTTTCAGATGCTGATGGATGAAGGCTCGGTAAGCGGCGCTGCCGAGCGGGCCTTTGTTAGCCAGTCGGCGATGAGCCGTACCTTGCAACGACTGCGAGATTTATTCGATGACCCTTTGTTTGTCAGGCAATCTCATGGTCTGGCGGCTACTCAACGTGCGATTGACTTGCATCAGCAGTTACAGCCATTGCTCGCGGGTATTGATAAAACCCTGGAGCCTGTCAGTTTTGACCCCGCCCAGTTACAGGGTCAGTTTGTGATTGCCTGCCCTTCTGTACTTAGCACCCATTGGCTGGCTAGTTTAGTGGCTCGTTTAGCGACAGTAGCGCCTCGGGTGAAACTGCGAACGATTGAAGCGGTAGCAAGCCCTGAGCAATTACTTAGTGATAACAGCGCCGATTTAGTAGTGCATACCGCTGAGACAGAAAGTGGTGAGTTTGCAGCTACGCCGTTGCCTGACGCTACAACTTTATGTCTGGTTCGAGAGGGACACCCGTTGACGGGTAAGAAAATCAGCTTAAAACAATTTTTAAGTTTTCCGCATTTACGCTATTACATTCCGGGGCTAAACACGGATAACCAAGGTTTGATCGATTTACGATTATCCAAAATGGGCAAGCAGCGTGAGGTTCGTTATGACGGTCACGATATGGCAACGCTGTTAGAAATCACTCGTGATAGCGACTGTATTTTCTCTCTGGCGAGTGTGAAAACAAGTGTGGCCGATCAAGCGAAGGTACGCTGGTCGGGAGTTCGTGTTTTAAAAAGTCCTACGGAGTTACAAATGGAGACACTCCCGATGGCATTGTTCAGTTTGCGGCGGCGAGCTTCGGAGCCGGCTTTGAGTTGGCTGACCGAGGAAATCAGTAATAGCTTTAAATAA
- a CDS encoding zinc-dependent alcohol dehydrogenase family protein, whose protein sequence is MKKISTASILTLLLCLTHFTWADGNPATAQQRSGSTFKYVELNQIGDPAKVLEVKETMSRSITTGEIRINVLAAPIHPSNLLQISGEYGIDPVLPSTPGSEGIGRVIEVSAEVTQVSMGQLVLLPGMGTWREEIIAPAASVIPLPNLGKLSDEVIEQLSMTAINPLSALLMLTSFVELKEGDWIVQSASNSAVGGYVIQLAKQRGIKTINVVRREGLAEDLKEKGADVVLIDGQDLVQKIGRASNNASISLAIDAVGGETFTRLSESLSNGATLVAYGSMSGKSPILNPAVTIFNDIRIRGFWLSKWFKTATVQEKQAAFGQIIPLVASGALQANIDSRFNVADIKAAVTRAAEKGRNGKVLIVPNTE, encoded by the coding sequence ATGAAAAAAATCTCTACTGCCTCTATTTTGACGCTTCTACTTTGTCTCACGCATTTTACTTGGGCGGACGGCAACCCTGCTACGGCGCAGCAGAGATCTGGATCGACATTCAAATACGTCGAATTGAATCAAATTGGCGACCCTGCAAAAGTACTTGAAGTTAAAGAAACTATGTCACGATCCATAACCACTGGTGAAATAAGAATAAACGTGTTGGCCGCACCGATTCACCCCTCCAATTTATTACAAATTTCTGGTGAATACGGTATCGATCCTGTATTGCCCTCAACACCGGGTAGCGAAGGCATTGGCCGAGTTATAGAGGTATCGGCAGAAGTGACCCAAGTAAGTATGGGGCAATTAGTTCTGCTTCCCGGAATGGGGACCTGGCGTGAAGAAATCATCGCTCCTGCAGCTAGTGTTATCCCTCTGCCTAATCTTGGCAAGCTCAGTGATGAGGTGATTGAGCAGCTTTCTATGACAGCTATCAACCCTCTATCAGCATTACTTATGCTTACCTCATTTGTTGAGCTTAAGGAGGGTGACTGGATTGTACAGAGCGCATCTAATTCAGCAGTAGGGGGTTATGTGATTCAGCTTGCTAAACAGCGAGGGATCAAAACTATCAATGTTGTTCGTCGCGAGGGCTTGGCTGAAGACCTAAAGGAAAAAGGGGCTGATGTCGTTTTGATTGATGGGCAGGATCTTGTTCAGAAAATTGGTCGCGCATCTAACAATGCATCTATTTCCCTAGCGATTGATGCAGTAGGTGGAGAGACATTTACTCGCTTATCAGAAAGTCTTAGCAATGGAGCTACCTTGGTTGCTTATGGTTCAATGTCAGGAAAGTCACCAATACTGAACCCCGCAGTCACTATATTTAATGATATTCGCATTCGCGGCTTTTGGTTATCAAAATGGTTTAAGACGGCTACTGTGCAAGAAAAGCAGGCGGCCTTTGGCCAAATTATACCTTTGGTTGCAAGCGGCGCACTACAAGCCAATATCGACTCGCGCTTTAACGTTGCTGACATTAAAGCTGCGGTTACACGCGCAGCCGAGAAAGGTAGAAATGGTAAGGTACTCATTGTTCCAAACACTGAATAG